In the Aromatoleum bremense genome, one interval contains:
- a CDS encoding cupin domain-containing protein, producing the protein MAIAHAASGELIDITPLGERVRDTVSTTLIRAEHFEVFRLVLPAGKSTQEHRAVGLITIQCLEGVVELDAHGQAQTLTPGTLVYLADAEPHAVTAIEDASLLITMLLHRA; encoded by the coding sequence ATGGCCATTGCGCACGCCGCGTCCGGCGAACTGATCGACATCACGCCGCTCGGCGAACGCGTCCGCGACACGGTGTCGACGACGCTCATCAGGGCCGAGCACTTCGAGGTCTTCCGGCTGGTGCTGCCGGCCGGCAAGTCCACGCAGGAACACCGGGCCGTCGGCCTGATCACGATCCAGTGCCTCGAAGGCGTCGTCGAGCTCGACGCGCACGGCCAGGCGCAAACGCTCACCCCTGGCACGCTGGTCTATCTCGCCGATGCCGAGCCGCACGCGGTGACCGCGATCGAGGACGCCTCGCTGCTGATCACCATGCTGCTGCATCGCGCGTGA